One Canis lupus baileyi chromosome 1, mCanLup2.hap1, whole genome shotgun sequence genomic window, tgtCGGATGCTCACACGGTAGTGACACGGGCTTGGGCGGGGCCTCCTGGGGTCACATGGAGTCTAGGGATGAGGAATGTGCCCCAGGAATAgagccccttcctgccccttacatagtgtgggggtggggagaagagattCCTGTGAGCAAGGGGGTTAGACTACAGAGAAGTCTCACCTGCCCAACCCTCCACCTACCTCTGTCTGAACTTCCGTCCCCCTTCTGTGTCTCTATCCCTTCCCTGGTCTGTGTCCTCTCCTTGTCTGGGTCTCTATCCTCCACTCTTTCTGAGTCTCGGTacccgtctctctctctgtggcgcccctttctgtgctttctctctgggtctctttccctctcttgagtctctgtctcttcttttggGGTCCTTGCCTTCCCActcttatctctgcctctcccccgccTGTCCGTCTTGCTCTGGATCTCCGTCGTGTGGGTCTCTATCTCCCCTTTCTTCGCGTCTCTCTGTCTCGGGGGtctcttctccatctcttccttccCACCCCGCAGGTCTCCTGAAGGAAAAGGAGCGCAAGGCGGCTCCGCCAACAGCCACGGTCCCCGGGCCAGGCCTGGAGACGGCGGGCCCGGCGGATGCCCCAGCTGGGGCGGCGGTGGGCGGCGGGTCCCcgcgggggcgcccgggggccccGCCAGGCCCGGGTCTGTTGGCGCCGCTGCTGTGGGAGCGGACGCTGCCGTTCGGCGACGTGGAGTACGTGGACCTGGACGCGTTCTTGCTGGAGCACGGGCTCCCGCCcagcccgccgccgcccgggggcCCATCACCGGCGCCCTCGCCCGTGCGCACGCCCGCACCCTCCCCGGGGCCCGGTTCCTGCGGCTCAGCTTCCCCTCGTTCCTCCCCGGGGCACGcccccacccgggctgccctcgggGCCGCGGGCGGCCACCGCGCAGGTGcgacggcgggggcggggcagggcccTGGTGGGGCGGGGCTTGGGCTTTAGGGGCGGGGCTGTACAGCACTTGGGGCCGGGAGCGTGGGGCTGGGGTTGTGCGCCCAAGTTCTGGGGCCTCTAGGCGCGAGAGATGCTGGGAGAGGAGTCTGGATTCTCTGCTTCCTAATGCGTCAGGGACTGGGTCTCCTGGATCCATTGGAGATGGGGGCCTTGGGATCCCAAATTACAGGAAGTCTGCCCAGTGGGGCGGTAGTGTGGACTTTTCTGTGGAACGTGGAGACAGAGGGTGGGGACACTCGATTACTGGGGAGTGAACTGCGCTCCAGATTCTGGGCCTGGAATCTGTGGACTGGGGAAGAACTGTAACCCCTAGGCCCTCTACAGGGAAGAAAGCAAGGTCTGGGCACAGACTTATTTCACTGGGATCTAAGAGACTGGCAGCCCTAGTTGCTGGGTCCTCCAGTGGAGAAGAGCTAGGACCCGGGGTCGCGGAGTCCTCTGGATGGAATCTAGAAGATTGGGGATCTTCAAACTGGGTCTTCCGTTGGGGCAACGACCGCGAGCCTCCTATgttcctgggagaggaggggcctGGGATCACAGAATCATGTATATCCCAGTGGCGAGGGAGAAGGTCAAGGGGACCGTTTCAGCGTGTTCCCCAGAGAGCAGGAGGGCCTGTATCTTTGGAGGTTGAGAGGTTTGAGCTGAGAccccagggagaaggaaaagtgTGAGCCCTTGGGCACTTGGGGGTCTCCACGGGCGGACTGCAGGTTGGGGAATTCCTGGACACACCAGCCCCTGGCGCGGCCTTAGGCCAGAAGCAGGGCCCTTCCCTTCCAGGCCGCACATTCCCGCGCCACGTGagtcctcccctccctcctccttgcttCTCGCTTCGCGCACGCGCGGTcacgcggagggggcggggcctggagaaCTAGAGGGCGCCCGTGGCGgcagggggggcggggcgggaaaGCAGGCACCCGCACGTGACAGGCCCTGAACCTGTGTCCTCAGCTGGCCCCGGCTTGCTCGCTCTTAAAGGCACAGGCCATCCCTGTCCCTTCTCTTGAACCAACTTCCCCCAGGCCTCAGTcgtttctgcttttcttccctaACTCTTCAGGGCCAGGAGCTCTTACACGGCTCACCTGAAATCTTTTCAGTGcactggatttctttttcctgaacaGCCTGGGGTCTAGGCTTTGGTCATGGATTCAGTAAGCAGGATTCAGGCTAGATAATGAGAAAGAAGTAACTGCCAATCTGAAGGCCTGAGGTTTAGATCAGGCTCGTGTGTTATTTAGGGTAGGTCAGTTATAATTGGGCCTGTTTCCCTATTTGTAAAAATGGAATTGGTTCCTTGATTTCTAAGCACCTTTGTAGCTTACAGAACCTGCGTATTTTATATTAGAGAGGTTGATCTCTGGTGGGCTTTGTGGTAGGCTTCATAAGGGCCTTTCTTGTGGTAGAAAAGAGCAGGGGGTAGCCTCTGTGAAACACCCCCTCCCTCAATAAATCCACATTCAGGTGGCACATTCTGTTTCCCCAAGGCCTGACCTCTCGGGACACACCCAGCCCCGTGGACCCAGACACCGTGGAGGTGCTGATGACATTTGAACCAGACCCGGCCGATTTAGCCCTGTCAAGCATTCCTGGCCATGAGACCTTTGACCCTCGGAGACATCGCTTCTCAGAGGAGGAACTTAAGCCCCAGCCCATCATGAAGAAGGCCCGGAAGATCCAGGTGCCAGAGGAGCAGAAGGTAAGCATTGCCAGATGTAGGATCAAGGTGTGGCCTTTATAGGTCCCTTAGCCAGGGATGGCCCTTTCCTCACAGACAAGCCTGGGCTTCTCACTTTGGTTTTAGCTCTCAGGTTCTCTTAACCTACAGCCAAGAATGGGATGTCCATAGCCATGGGCTTGAGGGGGCCGAGGTTTGGGCTTGAGATTTACAAAGATGGTATCACTGGGGGATGCAGACTCAGCCAGCCCTGCTTGGACCCACCAGTATAGGCTTGGAGCTGTGACCAGGCCCTGTTGCCAAGGACAGCATCCCTTAGCAGCATGGTATCGGTCTGTTTCTTTTGAGCCACTTGTCAGGCTGgggctgatctttttttttttttttttaatttttttaaaatttttatttatttatgatagttacagagagagagagagagagagagaggcagagacacaggcagagggagaagcaggctccatgcaccgggagcccgacgtgggactcgatcccgggtccccaggatcgcgccctgggccaaaggcaggcgccaaaccgctgcgccacccagggatccctggggctgATCTTTTGATCTCTGATTTGGGGCATCTTTCCTGGTGCTTGCATCTATGTAGGATGCAGACTTTGCCAGCCCCTCTGGGTCTTGTTTCTCATTGGTGAGAGGCCTCAAGTTCTCTCTAGCAGCCAGAGCCACATTCTGATTTGGAGCTGTGACCACATCTTTCTGGCATCCTGCCTTTGCCAACTCTGGGGTCTCCCCTAGTAAGGGGTGCCAGGGGTTCTCTCACCAGACTTCACCATGCCCTTGTGTAACACACAGCTACCCGAAGCACTGAGGACTGGCTTGTCAACCCAGTCTAGACCAGTGGTTTCTCCTGTCACAGGGCCGGGACTCGATTTACCTTAGTAAGCAAAAACTAGGCTTTTGTgaaatgggggtgggaggagagcaTCTGTTGGAGCTCTGGGTGGTCCTTGTTACTAAGGAGTGGTCCTCCTCCACAGCCAAATTCTACAACTGGGGAACCTAAGGGTAATGGTCTAGGGAGGTCTCAGGATAGGCCCTTTTACTAAGGGACAGCTCTTCTAGCAACCCAGGCTGTTGGGGAGAAGGCAGCTGTTTGGCCTCTATTCAAGGCCAGAGGGTCAGAGACTGGCTGCAGTTATTGGGACCACTTAGACCTTACTTTTGTTTGCTGAAGAAGGATGGAGTTACCTTGACAACCAGGTCAAAGGGCCCCAGCCCTGGATTTGTGGGACCCCAAACCCCATTGCTAGGGATCCTAAGCTTTCCTTAGCAACCAGGATCTGAGAAGGTGGTGCAAAGAGTGGTGCTTTTTTTCCTGGGAAAAGCCCTCAGACCCTGCAGGCCCTGTTGCTAGGGAACAAGCATCCTTAGCAACCAGGAGCTAACTGTAGGTCCTTGTCAAGCCAGGAGTGGTGGGGTTTGTTTGCACAGTGGAGACTTGAAGCCCAGTTGCTTGAAGTGGGGAGAACTATCTCTCACCTTAGTTGTTGCCAGGGGCCTGCTCTCCTTGGCAACCATACCCTTGGGTACCCATCCTAGGAAAGACCTGGTATCTTTTGGTACCCAGTGCTGGGCAAGAAGCAcacccggggtggggtggggggtctcTTCGATGCTGCCTGGTCCTTGAAGGCACAAGGAAAGCTGCTTCTCCTGGTCCTTCTGGTCCTTAGTGCTTTCTCAAACCCTACCCTCAGGACGAGAAGTATTGGAGCCGACGGTACAAGAATAACGAGGCAGCCAAGAGGTCCCGAGATGCCCGGCGGCTCAAGGAGAACCAGATCTCGGTACGGGCGGCCTTCCTGGAGAAGGAGAACGCCCTGCTGAGGCAGGAAGTGGTGGCTGTGCGCCAAGAGCTGTCCCACTACCGCGCCGTGCTGTCCCGCTACCAGGCCCAGCACGGATCCCTGTGAGGCCGTCCCCCATCCCTGCCAGGCAGCCTCGCTCAGACTTGTGCCCTGAcgccctcttccctccccaccctgtggcCCACGGGCCGGCCAGCTGAGTGCCCCAGGAACGTGATGATGcagataaatacatttatatttttaagaaaaagcgagcctcccccctccctcgcgggggcggggagggtccTGTGTGTGTGCCCCTGCCACTTCGGGGACCCCATCCTCCCACCGCCTCCGTTAATGCGTCCTGAATAAATCTTGAGAACCCCAGAGCCAGCTGTTGTGGGGGAGGAGGCAGCTCCCTGGCCCCAGTTCAAGGCCATTGGGTCACGCTGGCCGCGGTCTGTGGGCAGGTCTGGGCTTTGGTCCATAAAAGGCAGGAGCCACTGGAAGCGGCCAGAATTGGATCCCCTCCCACGGGCTGCCAGATGCAGAAGGGGCGACGGTCTGAGAGGAATGAAGCGACTGCCTTTATTGCATAGACCTTTTCAATTGCTTTGAAGATTGGGGTCAGGGGACGCACAAGAGACAGAAGACAAGAGAAACGAGTTTCCCCGCCCCCACTGGTGCGGGGGGAGGTGAAGGGACATTAGTGCAAATCCGAGTCGGCCCCGGGGAACCTGCCCCTCCTGGGCTGATTGGCCAGTTAAGTGGAGGCACCGGAGTGGATAGGGCGAGACCCGGGTCCTGCCTGGCCAATTAACTAAGGCTTCCCCAGCCCGTACATGCCAGGGCCCGTCATCGGACAGCGCGTAAGGCAGTCTCCGCCCTCAGCGGACCTGGCCTCCCACGAGCCAGAAGCGAGGGTCTAGACCGAGTCCCGCCCTCATTGGTCAGGCACTACCCTCGGGGCCAGCCCATTTGTCGGTGATCGGGATGACCCCGACCCCCAGGAATTCGGGCCACACTCTAACCAACATTATCTATGGTCCCTTGGGAGCGGGCACAATCCTGAGACGGGTCCCTGTGTGTGGGGCCTTCGTCCTAACTCCTAGGAGCTAGGCCTCCGCCCCTAGGTCAGGCTCCGCCTCCTTGGAATgtaggccccgcccccggcgggCTGCAAGCTTTGAGAGGTTCAAGGCTCCCGACCTGGGCAGCCCGGAGGCCCGGTGAGCAGTGTACCCAGGCCTGGATGCATCTGCGCCTGCAGTGGCCCATACTCCACCTGCTCTCCGTCCACAGTGAGCACGCCCCGAGGCGTGAGAGGCTCGAGGCGGAAGGCACGGGCCGCGGCATAGCCCAGCTGCGGACAGCCCAGGTTGAAGTGGCTCCCTCGCTCCATGGCCAGAAAAAGGCGCAGCAGCGCAGCTCGCGAGATGCCACCCCGCACCCAGCACAGGTGCACCAGGCCGTCGTCAAAGCGCGCGTGGGGAGCTGCCACCAGATCAGCCCCCAGGTGGCTGGGTGAGATGGCTAACATAAGCACAAAGTCCCCCTCCAGCGTCACCCAGCCTGGGGGGAGTGGGGTGCCCAGAGGAGGGAGCAGGTGGTCAGGTGGGCCCCCAGTAGAGATCGCTTCCGGGGCATCAGGGATGGGAggtgggagcccagaggaggctGGCATTTCTGGAACCCCCTCGGTGATGGGGGACAATAAAGCTGCCTTAGGGGAGCTAGGTGGTGAGGGCAGCAGTGGGTCTGGGGACAGTGGGgcatccccagccccaccccagtcCCCAGCCAACTCTGGGCCCCCACCGTTGAGAGACAGGATGGGCAGGGGCTCAGGTGAGCCAGGGGAGGTCAGGGCAGGCTGGGGCATGGGCAGTGGCAGGGGCAGGTCAGATACCGAGCGATGCAGGGGTGAGTGTGCCAcgggtggggctggggccggggctggggccagAGTCAGCTCTGACTTGGCACGGGGCAGGCCGTGAGCAGGGGTGGGTGAGGCAGGTTCCACAGCGGCAGGGAGGTAGGAGAGGCGTCCGCGGTATGTGTGCAGGTTGGCAAGGCCCAGCACTGTGCCCAGTGTGAAGCGGGCACTGCCCAGGGCCCTGAAGCGCTCGCTCTGGATGTCCACATCTGACACGAAGCCCCAGGCCACGGACAGGAAGGAGAAACAGCGGGAACCCGAGGCCAGTGTCACAGAGAGCAGATCCAGCGGGCGGCTGCCACCCCGGCAGAGGAGCAGTGAGCAGTTGAGCAGCAGGTCGACACCCAGGGCAGGTTCAAACCTTCATAGCCAGAGACGGATGGACACAGTGGGAAAGAGTAAACGGGGTCACGTGAGAGACACAGTGCAAGGTGGTAGAAGACACGGAAAGGTGGGGCTGCAGACAGCAAGGGGACCAGGCCACCCACAGCCTGGAGCCCACCCACAGCCATTTGGCCACCTTCGAATGGACCCTTCTTACCAAGCCAGGTTCCCTGTCAGTTCTTTCATCTATAAGCATTTTGCcacctgtgtgccaggcacagttctaggTACTAGGGATATAGCTGAAAACGGATACgcaaaacgggggggggggggggtgcgggtgCGGTGTGGGAGCATCCAGTCAAGACAGATCCACTTGGACTGGGATGGAGGACTGTGGACTGCCTGGGGGACATGTGGGGACAGAAGTGCCACGTAGCAGGAGGGCTCACCCTTCCCCTTACAGTACAAGGCTCCCCAGGAAGGGACCCTCACCTACCCCCCATGCTGGTTCACAGCTCCAGCCAGGGCATTGCCTGAGCCACAGGGGAGAATGCCCACAGGTTTCTTCACAGCTTCTTCCCAATCAGGGCGGCCTAGGAGCCCGTTCAGCACCTGCAGGGCGGGACACCAGCCACCTGGGTCCTGGTCCCAGTGCCAGCCTCCAGAGTCCCCCAGGATAGGCAGGTTGCCCCTGCCCTACCTCAAACAGCAGCCCGTCTCCTGAGACTGTCACGATGCTGTCCCACTCACTCAGGTTCAGTCCCTGAACCAGCTCCCGGGCGTGGTTCTGCCGTTCTAATGTGGGGAAACAGCAGGTGAGCCAGGCTGTTCCCCTCTGCTCCACCACCACTCCCCAAGACTCAGAACTCAGGAGTCCTAGCCCCTCACTGCCCCACCCCTCTAGCCCCTCCTTCCATCTTGACCTGGAACTTACCTGTCTGGATGAGGTTGAAGGACAGCCCGGCTTCAGAGATCATGGGCAGCACGTGGTTCTTACACCACTGCCAGGCCAGACCCCGCCCCCCGAAGGGATTGACCAGTAGAAACAATCGGGGTGGCCTTGGCAGAAGCTCAGGGGTTATTTCTGCAAAGAGAGGGCAAGGAGTATAGAGGCCACCGACCCAGGTTCCTCACCTCAGAGCAGCAACTGCAAACAGCCCCTAATGGAGCTGGTGGGGGGCTGGCACTGGGGCCTGCTGGGAATTCACAgggtttctttttcctcccagCCTTCAGGTGTTGGGGCTCAGGTGtgcagccccgcccctccctcccaggggcCAGAGACCAAGGCAGGGCTTGGGTGTCTAATCCCAATGCCCTTTGGACCGCCgtgtgggaggaggaaggagggctgTGGTTTCCACTTTATTCTCAAACACCTGGAATTCAGGATCAGGTTACTCCACTGTGCAAGGCTCCCTCATTATCACTATCCCTTAGGGCCCCCAGCCAGCCAGCAGGATCCTGAAAGACCAAGGGAGGCTCACCAGATGGGGACCCTTGAACCTTTACCTTCCTGTGACAACTGAGGAGCCTGAGTGGGGGAGCCTCTGCCCCCAAAGCCTTCTctgcccactgcccacccccctcccccagccaagAAGCTGGATTAGGTGCCAcctctgggatcctgggatgccCTAGGGGACCTCTGAGTGCCTGTCACTCTGGGTGGTGACTAATCATGTCTGTCTGCTGCTCTCACCAGACAGGGAGCCTCTGACTCATCTGTGGTCAGGGCCCatggaagggggaggggacaCAGACAAAAATCTATGAGAGCAGCAGACACAAATCATTTTTCTCTGCCTgtggtttttcttccttctgtagcCCGTCCCTGTGTGTATATCACTCTTTCAGTACAGACCAAGAGAGACACATCACAGACAAACACACAgtagagaagagacagagatgtCCACAGAGGAAAATCCACAGAGACACCAAGGTGGCCCTAGGACAGAGTGGCTGCATAGtgcctcacccccatccccaggcaGTGGCACTCCACGGAGCAGACACATGAGGGCAGTGGCCCAGCGCTGGGCCTCAGCGCGGTTCTCCTCGTAGGTGGCTGCCCCGTCGGCCCGAAAGGTGCGAGGGGCTCTGCGCCGGCCCCCAAGCCGGCCCCCGCGCCGGCCCTGCGGGTAGGTGTAGATGCAGAAGTAGGCTGCTGAGTCTGAGAGGCTGCGGCTCCGAAGGGTGCAGCAGCCAGACACCTCGGCCAACAGGACCAAGCCGCCCCGGGGCCGGGCTTCAGGCTTCGGACGCAGCCGCTGTATGTGCAGGGCCTGTGGTGTGAGAGTGAGGGCGAAGCGGGAGCCGCGGGCTGGGTAGGAGCCAAACTCGCCATGCAGGAGCGGGGTGCTGGCGGCCAATGGTGGCGGCGGTGGGGGGGCCATGGCCTCGGCCCTGTCCAGGGCGCTTCTAGGCCTGTGGCCCCAGCTCCAGGTCAGCTCCTGGTCTGGCctctgtggggagggaggagggcaggagtcAGAGTCCAGGACCCCTGCGGCAGGTAGAGAaaagcaggggcagggccagtgGACAGGAGATAACAAGGGGTGGTGACAGGCGAGATGGGAG contains:
- the SPHK2 gene encoding sphingosine kinase 2 isoform X4, with translation MAPPPPPPLAASTPLLHGEFGSYPARGSRFALTLTPQALHIQRLRPKPEARPRGGLVLLAEVSGCCTLRSRSLSDSAAYFCIYTYPQGRRGGRLGGRRRAPRTFRADGAATYEENRAEAQRWATALMCLLRGVPLPGDGEITPELLPRPPRLFLLVNPFGGRGLAWQWCKNHVLPMISEAGLSFNLIQTERQNHARELVQGLNLSEWDSIVTVSGDGLLFEVLNGLLGRPDWEEAVKKPVGILPCGSGNALAGAVNQHGGFEPALGVDLLLNCSLLLCRGGSRPLDLLSVTLASGSRCFSFLSVAWGFVSDVDIQSERFRALGSARFTLGTVLGLANLHTYRGRLSYLPAAVEPASPTPAHGLPRAKSELTLAPAPAPAPPVAHSPLHRSVSDLPLPLPMPQPALTSPGSPEPLPILSLNGGGPELAGDWGGAGDAPLSPDPLLPSPPSSPKAALLSPITEGVPEMPASSGLPPPIPDAPEAISTGGPPDHLLPPLGTPLPPGWVTLEGDFVLMLAISPSHLGADLVAAPHARFDDGLVHLCWVRGGISRAALLRLFLAMERGSHFNLGCPQLGYAAARAFRLEPLTPRGVLTVDGEQVEYGPLQAQMHPGLGTLLTGPPGCPGREP
- the SPHK2 gene encoding sphingosine kinase 2 isoform X2; its protein translation is MNGRLEAEEQRNQRPDQELTWSWGHRPRSALDRAEAMAPPPPPPLAASTPLLHGEFGSYPARGSRFALTLTPQALHIQRLRPKPEARPRGGLVLLAEVSGCCTLRSRSLSDSAAYFCIYTYPQGRRGGRLGGRRRAPRTFRADGAATYEENRAEAQRWATALMCLLRGVPLPGDGEITPELLPRPPRLFLLVNPFGGRGLAWQWCKNHVLPMISEAGLSFNLIQTERQNHARELVQGLNLSEWDSIVTVSGDGLLFEVLNGLLGRPDWEEAVKKPVGILPCGSGNALAGAVNQHGGFEPALGVDLLLNCSLLLCRGGSRPLDLLSVTLASGSRCFSFLSVAWGFVSDVDIQSERFRALGSARFTLGTVLGLANLHTYRGRLSYLPAAVEPASPTPAHGLPRAKSELTLAPAPAPAPPVAHSPLHRSVSDLPLPLPMPQPALTSPGSPEPLPILSLNGGGPELAGDWGGAGDAPLSPDPLLPSPPSSPKAALLSPITEGVPEMPASSGLPPPIPDAPEAISTGGPPDHLLPPLGTPLPPGWVTLEGDFVLMLAISPSHLGADLVAAPHARFDDGLVHLCWVRGGISRAALLRLFLAMERGSHFNLGCPQLGYAAARAFRLEPLTPRGVLTVDGEQVEYGPLQAQMHPGLGTLLTGPPGCPGREP
- the SPHK2 gene encoding sphingosine kinase 2 isoform X1, whose product is MASGEGTSGPAPIPSLESRRPDAQRPDQELTWSWGHRPRSALDRAEAMAPPPPPPLAASTPLLHGEFGSYPARGSRFALTLTPQALHIQRLRPKPEARPRGGLVLLAEVSGCCTLRSRSLSDSAAYFCIYTYPQGRRGGRLGGRRRAPRTFRADGAATYEENRAEAQRWATALMCLLRGVPLPGDGEITPELLPRPPRLFLLVNPFGGRGLAWQWCKNHVLPMISEAGLSFNLIQTERQNHARELVQGLNLSEWDSIVTVSGDGLLFEVLNGLLGRPDWEEAVKKPVGILPCGSGNALAGAVNQHGGFEPALGVDLLLNCSLLLCRGGSRPLDLLSVTLASGSRCFSFLSVAWGFVSDVDIQSERFRALGSARFTLGTVLGLANLHTYRGRLSYLPAAVEPASPTPAHGLPRAKSELTLAPAPAPAPPVAHSPLHRSVSDLPLPLPMPQPALTSPGSPEPLPILSLNGGGPELAGDWGGAGDAPLSPDPLLPSPPSSPKAALLSPITEGVPEMPASSGLPPPIPDAPEAISTGGPPDHLLPPLGTPLPPGWVTLEGDFVLMLAISPSHLGADLVAAPHARFDDGLVHLCWVRGGISRAALLRLFLAMERGSHFNLGCPQLGYAAARAFRLEPLTPRGVLTVDGEQVEYGPLQAQMHPGLGTLLTGPPGCPGREP
- the DBP gene encoding D site-binding protein → MARPVSDRAPASLLLGGPAGAPPGGGALLGLRSLLQGTSKPKEPASCLLKEKERKAAPPTATVPGPGLETAGPADAPAGAAVGGGSPRGRPGAPPGPGLLAPLLWERTLPFGDVEYVDLDAFLLEHGLPPSPPPPGGPSPAPSPVRTPAPSPGPGSCGSASPRSSPGHAPTRAALGAAGGHRAGLTSRDTPSPVDPDTVEVLMTFEPDPADLALSSIPGHETFDPRRHRFSEEELKPQPIMKKARKIQVPEEQKDEKYWSRRYKNNEAAKRSRDARRLKENQISVRAAFLEKENALLRQEVVAVRQELSHYRAVLSRYQAQHGSL
- the SPHK2 gene encoding sphingosine kinase 2 isoform X3, yielding METQRPDQELTWSWGHRPRSALDRAEAMAPPPPPPLAASTPLLHGEFGSYPARGSRFALTLTPQALHIQRLRPKPEARPRGGLVLLAEVSGCCTLRSRSLSDSAAYFCIYTYPQGRRGGRLGGRRRAPRTFRADGAATYEENRAEAQRWATALMCLLRGVPLPGDGEITPELLPRPPRLFLLVNPFGGRGLAWQWCKNHVLPMISEAGLSFNLIQTERQNHARELVQGLNLSEWDSIVTVSGDGLLFEVLNGLLGRPDWEEAVKKPVGILPCGSGNALAGAVNQHGGFEPALGVDLLLNCSLLLCRGGSRPLDLLSVTLASGSRCFSFLSVAWGFVSDVDIQSERFRALGSARFTLGTVLGLANLHTYRGRLSYLPAAVEPASPTPAHGLPRAKSELTLAPAPAPAPPVAHSPLHRSVSDLPLPLPMPQPALTSPGSPEPLPILSLNGGGPELAGDWGGAGDAPLSPDPLLPSPPSSPKAALLSPITEGVPEMPASSGLPPPIPDAPEAISTGGPPDHLLPPLGTPLPPGWVTLEGDFVLMLAISPSHLGADLVAAPHARFDDGLVHLCWVRGGISRAALLRLFLAMERGSHFNLGCPQLGYAAARAFRLEPLTPRGVLTVDGEQVEYGPLQAQMHPGLGTLLTGPPGCPGREP
- the SPHK2 gene encoding sphingosine kinase 2 isoform X5, which encodes MISEAGLSFNLIQTERQNHARELVQGLNLSEWDSIVTVSGDGLLFEVLNGLLGRPDWEEAVKKPVGILPCGSGNALAGAVNQHGGFEPALGVDLLLNCSLLLCRGGSRPLDLLSVTLASGSRCFSFLSVAWGFVSDVDIQSERFRALGSARFTLGTVLGLANLHTYRGRLSYLPAAVEPASPTPAHGLPRAKSELTLAPAPAPAPPVAHSPLHRSVSDLPLPLPMPQPALTSPGSPEPLPILSLNGGGPELAGDWGGAGDAPLSPDPLLPSPPSSPKAALLSPITEGVPEMPASSGLPPPIPDAPEAISTGGPPDHLLPPLGTPLPPGWVTLEGDFVLMLAISPSHLGADLVAAPHARFDDGLVHLCWVRGGISRAALLRLFLAMERGSHFNLGCPQLGYAAARAFRLEPLTPRGVLTVDGEQVEYGPLQAQMHPGLGTLLTGPPGCPGREP